The sequence below is a genomic window from Prosthecobacter dejongeii.
TCCACTTCGGCTCCATTCAATCCGAGGCGGGCAGCCAGCTTTATCGCCAGCACGGGCTGGACCCCGAGAAGCCGCACACGATGCTTTTCATTAGCCCCAAGGGTGTGTTTCACCAAAGTGATGCTGCCTTGGAGATCGCCGGTCAACTGGGTCTCCCCTGGAGCCTCGCCAAAGTCTTCAAGGTCATCCCCAAGCCTCTCCGCGATCGTGCCTACCGCTTCATTGCAGATCATCGGTATCAGTGGTTCGGCAAGCATGATCAATGCGCGCTTCCTCGCCCTGAATGGCGCGGACGTTTTCTCAAAGAATAGGTCTGAATTTGATATCAGGGCTGCGCCAAGCCAGAGCCGATCCCCATATTGTCCGGACCTGGATTTTTGACCACATCGTCCGGAGTAAAAAGGTTTTTATCTGGCCCTGCGGAGCGGATTTCCATCTGGTAACTGCTATTCGGGTGAAACCAATAAGGGGTGCCCCATCTGTCCACCAACTGCCCTTTGACGATCATCGGATTACCCGGAGGAAAGAGAATACCCTGGCTGGCATTTCGACCGGTGAGCACCGCCGTGATGTCTTCATTGAGGCCGATGGGATTGCCCTGTTGAAAAACCTTGCGATACATCTCGATGAACTCGTCCACCAACTCTAGATCGCGAGCAGGAGACTGAGTTTTCGCAGCGAGATCATCGGCCATTCTCTGGATCTCAGGGTCAATGCTCATCGGGTCCGTAGGCCCTGGCGATGGTGGTGCCGTGGATGGTAACAATGGCTCCGCAGGAGGCGGCGCACGCTTGATCTTTTTCGCCACTGGCGGCGGTGCTGGCGCCGGAGGAGCCAGCGCCAACCATGTGGTGATAAAGACGGCGGCCACCGTTAAAACGAAGGCCGCCACCCAAAGATAAAAACGAGCTGGTCTAGCACCCGGCATGACTCGCAGTGTGAAGGAGATCAGATCGTCAGGTCAACAAAATCCAAGTTCGTGCCGGGGCCAAAACGGGATAAGTTGGGGAACACCGCATCAATCTGAGCCGGAGGCACACCTACCCATTCAGCGATCTTAGCCGCATACTGGTCCACCGAGGTGCTGGGGATCCAGCGGCCACGGGAGCCGGTGCAGTCAATGCCGCCATCCACCTCTAGGAGCGGGAAGGTGCCATAGATTTTTTTGCCTTTCACTGCCCCCCCCATCACCATCATGTGGCCTCCCCAGCCGTGGTCGGAACCGCCGGTGGAATCTGTTTTGTTAGGCGTGAAGGTGCGGGTAAAGTCTGAGGCCGTGAAGCCCATGACCGCATTCCACAATGCCAGTCCTCCACGCGGGTGCCCTACGATTGAGTCATAGAATCCTTTGATGGAGCGGCTCAGCACGTTTAGAAGCGCGAACTGGCCCACTCCAGTATTGACGGTGTTGTTGCCATTGATCGCGATCTGCGAAGCATGAGTATCATACCCACCTTGCTGGATGAAGAAGGTCTGGCGATTATTTGCCGGTTTACCATCTTGCAGCAGGGCGTAGTTACCGATGATCAGCCGTGCCACCATTTTTAGCTGGTTTGCAAAGTCCGTATTCGCTGAGTTCGCATTGCCACCAAAGGCTGCGGTGAAGTAGGCATCCAGGGTGGGGCCCACGGTGCCATTGGTGTAAGCGAGGGTATCTGCGACGACCCCTTCAGTCACTCGGGCAGTTTTCGCGGTGTTTTGGTAGGAGGCATCGAAGAGATTGGCGTGATTCATCGCCATGAGCTTTTCCAGTGCTTTCAGCCGCCACCCCTGGCCCGTAGCTTTATAATTGGTGCTGGTCAGAGGATCGTAACCATTGGCACCTGGCAAGAAGGGTTTCAAAGTCACATTCGTGAGAGCATCGGCATAACCAACGTTGCTTGGTCCATAACCATCGAAGTCCAGCGCCCCTGCGGTGCTCATCACAAAAGGCTGCTCACTCGTCCCAACCTGGAAGCTGTTTACCCCGGCGATGGAAACGCCCATGGCAAGTCCCGCCGAGTTCGTGTTGCTCGCCGCGTCCAAGAGATCCGCAATGCGCCCACCCCAGCCGCTGGTGAAGGGTTGATCTGCGATGGAAGACTGCCATTGCAGCACCTGGTCTGCATGCGAGAAGAGTTGGGGTGGTTTGGTGGGAGCTAAAGCCGCAAAATTCGCCCGCGTTACCCCAGGTTGTGTGAGCGTGCCCACATTGGTCACGAAGGCGAGGTCCTGGGAATCGAAAAGAGACTTTAAGCCCTCACAGGCAGGATGGATGGCGAGGTCATTATTGGTATAACCTGCACCGGGGTCATAAGCACCCGGGTTATCTGGCGTGATGGCGGTGAGACCTAACTCTGCATTTGGCACAGCCAAGCCACCTGTCCCGCCGGCGTAAGTGGGAATACCCCGATAAAGCTCATAATGAGAGCGTGCAGCGCTGGCCCCGCGAGGAATCAGCATGTTATTGGAATCATTGCCACCTCCTTGGAAAATGCACACCAAGGCTTTGAAGTCATTCGGCCCACCGGCAGCAGCGGCAGAACCGACAAGCTGGAGTTGAGACAAGGTATTCACCATGCTGGTGATCCCCAAAGTAGCACAGGAGCTCTGCACCAGGAAATCACGACGGTTAGGCTTACTCCGATCAAGGGTCTTGCGAAAAGAGAGATTCATAAAGACGTAGTTCTAAAGTTGCGGTGACGAGTGAAGATCCATCAGTGTGAGGTGACAGCCGAGGGTGAAATGGACATGAGATAGGCAGCGAAGCGGCAGCGGTCGCGCACCTCATTGTTAAAGTTGGTGACATCCGTGGAAAGGCGCGTCAGGCTGTAGCTGTTGTAGATGCCATCAATGATGACCTGCCGCGGATTATCCGTTAGCGAGGCTCCATCTGGCCACTTGGCCTTGAAGCGCCCACCGCCCCAGTAGAGATCCAGCTTATCAATCACGGCTTTCGATCCAGCCAAGTGCCCCGCAGGCGCGGTCGTCGTTGACTCAGGAGTGGCTCCACGGGCGGCCGTATAAGCCGCCGTGTAGATGCCTGTGAGCTCTGACCAATCAAAGAGCAGGTTATCCTTCTGCTGATTACTGCCAGTGGCATTGCTAGCGAAGTAACCAAACTCAAAAGCGAGGTTGGCATTTGGACGAGCATGTTTCTCCGTGATGATGGTCACTGTAACCGGTGCTGTAGGAGCACTGGAAAGACGAATGGTGTAGGTGATGCCATCGCCTTCCTGCACATCCGTGCCATTCTGAGTAATGATAAGGCTACCAGTCGCATCGTTGTCATTGATGGTGACCGTCAGTGTGCCCACTCCGGTGACTGCGTAACCACCAGCAGCATTAGGCGTGCAGGTGAGCACCGCTGTCTGCGGAGGTGCCTCCAGCGTCGTGTCATCCACCGCCGTCAAGGTCAAGATCTGAGGCTGATTCCAGTTCGCTGTGGTGAAGCTCAACGTGGCCGGTGAGCAAGTGGCCTGACCCGCAGCCACAGTAGGCGTCACAATGACGGTGGCTGTTGGAGGTTTTCTCAAGAAGACATAAACGGTGTCTGAATTCCCAACGGAACCTTCATTCACCGTCGTGCCAGAACCCGTGGGGATGATACCGACGGTGGCGGATGTTTCATTGGCATCCGTGATGATGGCGTTGACGCTTGGCACGGAGTAGAACTGGTAGTTCAGATCTGTGGACGCGATCTTGTGCCCGATGAAGACGGCGCGGTTGGAGTTATTCGTCGCGCTCGTCGCCAGATTCACCGTCACAGTTTGCGGAGTGCTCCAGTTCGCATCGGTGAAGGTGATAGCGGCTGGGGAGAAGGTCACCAAGTTCGCACCACCGATGGCGTTGTTAGCCTGTGGGGTGATGGTCACATTTCCCTGCGGTTTAGAACCCAGCACGATGGTGTAGGTATCTGAAGGCTGGCTATTTTCTGCCAACCAGGTGTAACCACCACTCTCCGTCACATTCACCAAGGCCGTGCCAAACACATCGTTATCACCAATCAACACCGCACCCGTTGTGGCGGTATCTGTCACACGATAACCCCCTGTGCTGCTGGCCACATAGTTGATGGTCGAGTTATGGGCATTTTCAATATCCGTGTCATCCACGGCTGTCACCGTGACTGTTTGTGGCTGGCTCCAGTTCGCAGGTGTGAAGACCAGATTCGTCGCGGAGAGACTGAGCTGCGTTGGGTTGTAGAAGCAGGACAAGGTCACATCTGCCGATGGAGCGCGGCGGAGCACGACGGTGTAGGTATCTGTGCCACCGGCCTCGACGACGCGTGTATTGCCGCCGGATTGGACGATTGAAATCAGCGCACGAGCCAGATCATCACTGTCCAGGATACGGACAGGCTGAGTGGTGGTGAGGCTGGCGTAACCGGCAGGGCTGCTGGCCAGAGTCGTCGCATTCAGTGTGTCTGCATGCACCCCCTCACTGCCAGTATCCGCCGTGGAAATGAGGGTGACCGTTTGAGCGGTGGTGTAGTTCGCTGGGGTAAAAGTCAGCGTGGTCGTATCGAAGAGATTTCCATTCACACGATAGCGGAACTGGGTGCCAGCGCGGCCCAGATTCACCGTGACATCTGCCGGAGGAACTGGACCTGCCAGTGCGATGTTCACCGTATCTGTTCCAGCATCTTCCAGCACCAGCGTGGAATTGTCCGTTTGAGTGATGACGATGCGCCCGGTGGTATCATTGTCATTCACCGTGACGTTCACATCGGCTGCCACCATGCCATTGTAGCGTGCATCCGTGCCAGCGATGATCGTGGTGGAATTCACAATGGCGAGATCCAGCGCAGCCTCAGCAGCGGTGCTATCCACCGCTGTGACGGTGATGGTGGCCGTGCGATTCCAGGCGGTGCCACCAGAGGTGGCGCTCGTGAAATCTACCGAAGTCGGATTGAAGGTCACCTGGGCGGTTCCATTCGCCGCATTCAATAACCAGGCGGCAGGGGTCACGCGCACAGTGGCTCCGCTGAGAGGTGCGGCTCCCAAGGTGATGTTATAGGTAAAGGTGCTGCCACCTTCCGTCACACTGCCCGAGGTGGGAGTCACATTCACCGAAGGCTGAAGAGACTCGTTGTCGCCCACTGCAACGGTAACCGTCGAGAAATCCTGGATGACGTAACCTCCCGTAGCACTGGCGGTGTAGGTCAATACGGTGGAATGAGCACTTTCCACGGCAGCATCCTCGACAGCAGTGATGGTCACTGTTTGGGGTACAAACCAATTGTTAGGCGTGAACGTCAGCGCACCAGTGGACAAGATCACTTGATTAGCGACCGAAAGCGTGGGTGTCAGCGTCACATCGGCCGAAGGTGCTCTTCTGAGAGCCACTTCGATGGTATCGGTCATGCCGCTTTCATGCACACGGGTGGCTCCATTGGTTTGGAGGATCTGCACCACGCCTGCACCGCTATTGATGTCATCATTATCAAAGACATTCGCGACGACGGTCGAACTCAGGCTCACAAAACCCGCAGGCTGGCTGGCATTTGTGGAAGCGGTGATCGTATCCACCCCATTGGCCTCTGCCGTGGCATCATTGACGGCAGTGACGGTGACGGATTGGGCCGTGGTCCAGTTCGCTGGGGTAAAGGTCAGCGTATTCGGAGTGAAGCTGGTCTGGCCTGTGGAGGCAAGATTCACCACCACATTGGCACCAGGTGCAGCCGGTCCACTGAGGCTCACATTGATGATATCCGTAGCTGCGCCTTCTGTGACAGTGGTAGAACCAGCCGTCTCTGCGAGGACAATGCGCGAGCCATTATCGTTATCGGTCACAGCCACACTCACGTCTGATATCACAAAGGTATTGTACCGAGAATCCGTGCTGGTCACCGCAAAGGCAAGAGCTGCGGTCTGGGCACCTTCAGTCACGGTATCATCCGTAGCCGTCACGGTCACCGTTTGGGCGGTATCCCAGTTCGCTGGATTGAAGGTGAGCGTGGAATTCGAAAGGCTGAGTTGCCCAGCCGGGGTCGCTGTCATGGCCACTACCACGTCATTGTTAGGCGCCCCTGTGAGTTTCACGGTGAAGCTATCCGTAGCACCACCTTCGCTCACCGCAGTGGTTCCAGAGCTTTGGACGAGTTGGATGCCCGCAGAGGAATTGATGTCGTTATCACCCACATTGGCATTGAGGGTGGCCACATTGCTGTAGCCGCCTCCACTAGCGGTGTATTTGATTTCGCTGATGTGGGTAGATTCTACACTCAGATCATCTGTGCCAGATACGGTGATGGTCTGTGGCACCCACCAATTCGCCGTGGTGAAGGTAAGATTCCCAATCCCTGCAACATCGCCGTTGTTACCACTCCAGGTAAGCGTGACTGTATTTGTGGGGGCTTTGTTGAGCACCACAAAGTAGGTATCTGTCAGACCTCCTTCCACCACATTCGTGCTTCCCCAGGTCTGGGTGATGGAGATTCCATTGTTAGCAGCACTGTCATTGTCATTCACACGCACATCCATCGGTGCGCATGGTAGGGCATTGTAAGTGGCATCTGTGCTGGCTGTGGAGTGAGTGATCTGAGTGAACTGAACACCTTCAAAATTCACATCATCCACCGCGCTGATGGTGACAGTTTTATTACCTGTGTAAGTGCTACCGTTAAAGGTCAGCGTCGCCACGCCAGCCGAAGGTTTCAGCAACGTAGAATCGGTGGAGGTGATATCCACGATGTTAGGATCGTAGGTGAAAGTGACCGTCACATTGGCCGTCGGGGCAGTGCCGCTGGCAAAAGCCACGGTGTAGGTATCCGTGGTGCTACCCTCCGTCACGACAGCGACTCCTGTGGTGCTTGCTTTGGTAGGGATGAACCGACGGCCCACATCATTATCCGTGACGGCGCAGTTGAAGTCAGAAACCTGGAGACCGTTGTAGGCAGCGTCCCCGCTGGTGATGGCGTGGCACACAGTCGCTACTCGTGTATTGAGAGGTGCAGAGCCTGCCAAGAAGCTGTTTACCACGGTATCATTGTTAGCCGTCAGGGTGATGACCTGAGGGGTATTCCAGTTGGTAGTATTGAAGGTCACCGAAGCAGGAGAGAAAGTGACATCTGCGCTCGCAGCAGGAGCTGAAGCGACTTGGATGGCACTGACTGCATTTGGCGTCACGGTCACGGTTTGGCCCGCAGCGGGAGGAGCTGACAGCATGACGGTGTAAGTGTCCGTCGCGCCACCTTCCACCACTGTGCTGCTACCGCCGCTCTGGCTGATGGCTACCAATTTGGCCGTTGTCGTGTCATTGTCTGAGACTGTGAAATTGATAGGCGGAGTGTAGTTGCCTGCAAAGTTCACGTCTGCACTCGCCATCGTATGCAGAATGGAAGTGGGCCGGGTGCCATCGGCACCTTGATTTTCAAGTCCTCGAACCGTCACGCTCTGGGGAATATTCCAGTTGGTAGAGTCAAAGGTAAGAGTCGTCACACTGGTCTGCACCTGCGCAGCCGTGTTGGCTGAATTGGTAACGAAATCATCAAGGCCAAATCCAGGGAAGGCACCCGTTAACCCCATCCAGGTAAGGGCATAGTGGCGGTTCACACGATTCACCAGATTACTTTCTGTATTGATCTGAAGCTCTGGACCAAACAGGCCCGCATTGGCCATAGGGCCTGGCTGC
It includes:
- a CDS encoding DUF1501 domain-containing protein, whose amino-acid sequence is MNLSFRKTLDRSKPNRRDFLVQSSCATLGITSMVNTLSQLQLVGSAAAAGGPNDFKALVCIFQGGGNDSNNMLIPRGASAARSHYELYRGIPTYAGGTGGLAVPNAELGLTAITPDNPGAYDPGAGYTNNDLAIHPACEGLKSLFDSQDLAFVTNVGTLTQPGVTRANFAALAPTKPPQLFSHADQVLQWQSSIADQPFTSGWGGRIADLLDAASNTNSAGLAMGVSIAGVNSFQVGTSEQPFVMSTAGALDFDGYGPSNVGYADALTNVTLKPFLPGANGYDPLTSTNYKATGQGWRLKALEKLMAMNHANLFDASYQNTAKTARVTEGVVADTLAYTNGTVGPTLDAYFTAAFGGNANSANTDFANQLKMVARLIIGNYALLQDGKPANNRQTFFIQQGGYDTHASQIAINGNNTVNTGVGQFALLNVLSRSIKGFYDSIVGHPRGGLALWNAVMGFTASDFTRTFTPNKTDSTGGSDHGWGGHMMVMGGAVKGKKIYGTFPLLEVDGGIDCTGSRGRWIPSTSVDQYAAKIAEWVGVPPAQIDAVFPNLSRFGPGTNLDFVDLTI
- a CDS encoding thiol-disulfide oxidoreductase DCC family protein; the encoded protein is MSATSSDHPYLLLFDGVCNLCDGAVQFVLKHDPQGRIHFGSIQSEAGSQLYRQHGLDPEKPHTMLFISPKGVFHQSDAALEIAGQLGLPWSLAKVFKVIPKPLRDRAYRFIADHRYQWFGKHDQCALPRPEWRGRFLKE
- a CDS encoding DUF1800 family protein, whose protein sequence is MLTALFLLGAAQWAQAQAPVKVNFESGVVTLSGGQATSTTWQTVTFTRNFNGIIPVVIMGPAHSVDTHPHTVRVRNVTATGFQWQIDEWDYLTGAHPGSITVHFFAMTPGTHVFGTQRWQVGRVAAVNRANTTVPLTGFINAPMVLTQVETTVNVIAANNPRALKTRNSAVTSSGFVVNLETQQNYTTAISNEGIGYIAVSEGIGYLDGKVLWSYSPGTVGNAIKTFYTGPFTNPVVVAQTQTKNDTEPGDLRMSSLPILSNGSTRVQFSFQEETSSNSNLTHATETVAGVFVGDMPGESAAKLVFGSVNINQSSPTQWFKVNLASAYTSPVVVFGPLTKNDATPAGIRVRNVLAVDPANGNKASFEYQLDEWDFADGVHAAETASYTVMEAGVFAIGGQVVQAGGVAGVTNAGTVQYLSDNYWASDIYYEREPAVFAQCVTVNEASAVTARVDSVDTLYFWPVNFRVRLTEAENADQTHAGETVHFIVMPGGTGQFMSSNNNFRFATGIGTLSSVTSATTFGSKYAGPALFAAAQGTAEASFQVEGYYETGLASDLDPIVVRRGQLNAAGVNLVADEDASPAADNVHAAENGAWLVVQQEADADGDGVSDAIETQMGTNPSLATSPANASGGTASDWDTLQSLYSLTATVTAPTAYETVDKKASTLVSSPAVIQLSRSYGTMQLNLRVTGEAGSTDITKGNAIAADYSLSGVSGGNLLLPAGQGLTGSPYVVNVNPVQDASVEVPENLKVTFGPVPSGVNPAVVTYPTYVRICDADPSNINNRTMYVAYLSRGTGVVSTGSGVAVALLEGDNNDAKTSVNVSGLSSPQNTTYLRINNDQDIRNNLGVGQINNVTWLIRAAASETTDQAMLDALNAGRIYVDINTVNYTAGEIFGFFNAAQGSEDFDPDRPDLDEPALPGSLTATEAERDIYRFLDQCTFGANSSSYNEVKAEIELVDGTLSDGCTAANLILGYTNWLNKQMDPSTTPSPSFLTLVMSADNEEFAMRGAKPIQAGNDPQFASSGFAASYDSYGNLTNPYNNSTNNAFSFNSPQNSANRRREWWTMVLQSKAQVRQRMAAALQEIVVISENDSTVGARHYGAANYWDMLAQGAFGKYRDLLEKVTYSPMMGVYLSHLRNRARYTSGGVEISPDENYAREIMQLFTVGLVLRHPDGSLVLGQNGLPIPTYDQTDITELARVLTGLTYGARHAAITVRRNSSQGNVLVPSSVSASPQIEFQGVNFTDFGIGGGETWYQASWIYPMKALGRVNGINYHDFNPYVNSLGEVSSTVSKVLFAGKEGETQLPLVNTLGLSDVQTHPLADEDLRLAHNALAGDPNAGSYNGHQNTPVFISRLLIQRLTTSNPSPGYLYRVSEVYRSSNGNLGEVLKAILLDYEARSLAVADSLVGAGKLKEPLIQYASLFRTLKAYSNAPLSNLVNMKLPFSGADSPMVTSYPASEAAAFIPGATRIRLNDQTGAIGQSPQKAPSVFNWFLPDYVQPGPMANAGLFGPELQINTESNLVNRVNRHYALTWMGLTGAFPGFGLDDFVTNSANTAAQVQTSVTTLTFDSTNWNIPQSVTVRGLENQGADGTRPTSILHTMASADVNFAGNYTPPINFTVSDNDTTTAKLVAISQSGGSSTVVEGGATDTYTVMLSAPPAAGQTVTVTPNAVSAIQVASAPAASADVTFSPASVTFNTTNWNTPQVITLTANNDTVVNSFLAGSAPLNTRVATVCHAITSGDAAYNGLQVSDFNCAVTDNDVGRRFIPTKASTTGVAVVTEGSTTDTYTVAFASGTAPTANVTVTFTYDPNIVDITSTDSTLLKPSAGVATLTFNGSTYTGNKTVTISAVDDVNFEGVQFTQITHSTASTDATYNALPCAPMDVRVNDNDSAANNGISITQTWGSTNVVEGGLTDTYFVVLNKAPTNTVTLTWSGNNGDVAGIGNLTFTTANWWVPQTITVSGTDDLSVESTHISEIKYTASGGGYSNVATLNANVGDNDINSSAGIQLVQSSGTTAVSEGGATDSFTVKLTGAPNNDVVVAMTATPAGQLSLSNSTLTFNPANWDTAQTVTVTATDDTVTEGAQTAALAFAVTSTDSRYNTFVISDVSVAVTDNDNGSRIVLAETAGSTTVTEGAATDIINVSLSGPAAPGANVVVNLASTGQTSFTPNTLTFTPANWTTAQSVTVTAVNDATAEANGVDTITASTNASQPAGFVSLSSTVVANVFDNDDINSGAGVVQILQTNGATRVHESGMTDTIEVALRRAPSADVTLTPTLSVANQVILSTGALTFTPNNWFVPQTVTITAVEDAAVESAHSTVLTYTASATGGYVIQDFSTVTVAVGDNESLQPSVNVTPTSGSVTEGGSTFTYNITLGAAPLSGATVRVTPAAWLLNAANGTAQVTFNPTSVDFTSATSGGTAWNRTATITVTAVDSTAAEAALDLAIVNSTTIIAGTDARYNGMVAADVNVTVNDNDTTGRIVITQTDNSTLVLEDAGTDTVNIALAGPVPPADVTVNLGRAGTQFRYRVNGNLFDTTTLTFTPANYTTAQTVTLISTADTGSEGVHADTLNATTLASSPAGYASLTTTQPVRILDSDDLARALISIVQSGGNTRVVEAGGTDTYTVVLRRAPSADVTLSCFYNPTQLSLSATNLVFTPANWSQPQTVTVTAVDDTDIENAHNSTINYVASSTGGYRVTDTATTGAVLIGDNDVFGTALVNVTESGGYTWLAENSQPSDTYTIVLGSKPQGNVTITPQANNAIGGANLVTFSPAAITFTDANWSTPQTVTVNLATSATNNSNRAVFIGHKIASTDLNYQFYSVPSVNAIITDANETSATVGIIPTGSGTTVNEGSVGNSDTVYVFLRKPPTATVIVTPTVAAGQATCSPATLSFTTANWNQPQILTLTAVDDTTLEAPPQTAVLTCTPNAAGGYAVTGVGTLTVTINDNDATGSLIITQNGTDVQEGDGITYTIRLSSAPTAPVTVTIITEKHARPNANLAFEFGYFASNATGSNQQKDNLLFDWSELTGIYTAAYTAARGATPESTTTAPAGHLAGSKAVIDKLDLYWGGGRFKAKWPDGASLTDNPRQVIIDGIYNSYSLTRLSTDVTNFNNEVRDRCRFAAYLMSISPSAVTSH